Proteins encoded by one window of Paenibacillus sp. DCT19:
- a CDS encoding DUF4179 domain-containing protein, with translation MNTSLEEKVLIADAARLQRDVRQMNNSETTHAIQRGLARARRARRYDRSLVMKWISVLLVVVIGGAWLVSEFYERTPKQLTAGEQATYWEKLEPFRTLFQRDTDRSTMLSAINHDYVQMVDRTVVSGSYEFTINAVMADRNRLIVLYTAKTDATQEIYSVNQVKAINAETSQPFGSMHSLDAPLNENIIYGRTYVMLDPNEPMPEEVTMTYRISSNTPSIEQRSATFKSETAHFSKPMNISFTLDSKFANPKTELMKPNYSFTLEGHSFLLSEVEMFPLSTRIKIDIENGENMNDEEKQSMMDLIRGVDIISITKEGHTLLGSLSSYFSGNTLVSLGSDRVSEDGIIYILGSNLLDDPQSLTFRLHSQPGKVYDSMNEVEKDMLEIKIK, from the coding sequence ATGAATACTAGTCTAGAGGAAAAGGTACTAATCGCGGATGCTGCTCGGTTACAGCGGGACGTGCGGCAGATGAATAATTCTGAGACCACACATGCGATCCAGCGTGGACTCGCAAGGGCGCGCAGGGCAAGGCGATACGATCGAAGCCTAGTGATGAAGTGGATTTCGGTGCTTCTTGTGGTGGTCATTGGTGGAGCTTGGCTGGTGTCAGAATTCTACGAGCGCACACCGAAGCAACTAACAGCAGGAGAACAAGCAACGTATTGGGAGAAGCTTGAGCCTTTTCGCACGTTATTCCAAAGGGATACTGATCGGAGCACGATGTTGTCTGCTATTAATCATGACTATGTACAGATGGTTGATCGGACTGTAGTGTCAGGCTCATATGAATTCACCATTAATGCAGTTATGGCAGACAGGAATAGACTAATTGTGTTATACACCGCCAAGACGGATGCAACGCAAGAGATCTATTCCGTGAACCAAGTGAAGGCTATAAATGCGGAGACAAGTCAACCTTTTGGATCAATGCACAGTCTCGATGCACCGCTAAACGAAAATATAATCTATGGTCGAACGTACGTTATGTTGGATCCGAATGAACCGATGCCTGAGGAGGTAACGATGACATATCGAATCTCATCGAATACTCCCAGCATAGAACAACGTTCAGCTACATTCAAAAGCGAAACAGCTCATTTCTCAAAGCCGATGAATATCTCATTTACGTTGGATTCAAAGTTTGCTAATCCTAAGACTGAATTAATGAAGCCTAATTATTCATTTACATTGGAAGGTCATTCATTTTTGCTATCTGAGGTAGAGATGTTCCCCCTTTCAACAAGAATTAAAATTGATATTGAGAACGGGGAGAATATGAATGATGAAGAGAAACAGTCTATGATGGATCTGATAAGAGGAGTTGACATAATATCTATCACCAAGGAGGGTCACACATTACTAGGTTCTTTGTCTAGTTACTTCTCTGGAAACACTCTAGTATCGCTAGGTTCGGATCGTGTCTCGGAAGATGGCATAATCTATATTCTAGGTAGTAATTTGTTGGATGACCCACAATCACTAACATTCAGGCTTCATTCTCAGCCGGGCAAAGTGTACGATTCAATGAATGAAGTGGAGAAGGATATGTTAGAGATCAAAATTAAATAG
- a CDS encoding RNA polymerase sigma factor: MGTNAEMKKMVFIQTNDETAFVQSIMEHQDTLFSIAYSYLRNRHDALEAIQEMTCRAWMKRSSLKNENAFKSWIIRILIYICIDEQRRRKRTTVIPYEELDDAFNGATVGGIQADQLAIRTVLESIKPKYRHVLLLKYYNDMTLAEIAAILGKPEGTVKTWQHKGLEQLRKLMKNRGDWHEY; the protein is encoded by the coding sequence TTGGGAACCAATGCTGAGATGAAAAAGATGGTTTTCATTCAGACGAACGATGAAACGGCGTTTGTTCAATCCATCATGGAGCATCAGGATACATTGTTCTCCATTGCCTACAGTTATCTGCGGAACCGTCATGATGCACTGGAAGCCATTCAGGAGATGACTTGCCGGGCCTGGATGAAACGCAGCTCTCTCAAAAATGAGAATGCATTCAAATCCTGGATCATCCGCATTCTGATCTACATCTGCATTGATGAACAGAGACGACGTAAACGCACAACAGTGATCCCTTATGAAGAACTGGATGATGCGTTTAACGGTGCTACCGTAGGCGGAATCCAGGCCGATCAGCTCGCGATCCGTACCGTTCTGGAATCCATCAAACCGAAGTATCGCCATGTGTTGCTGTTGAAATATTACAACGATATGACGTTAGCTGAAATTGCAGCAATTCTTGGGAAACCCGAAGGTACGGTCAAGACATGGCAGCACAAAGGGCTGGAACAGCTTCGTAAATTGATGAAAAACCGGGGGGATTGGCATGAATACTAG
- a CDS encoding SMI1/KNR4 family protein, producing MYEQQLARIQDKLDALRNVDVELSLFGAESHEYVLEPVWTTEQIKQFEQKWKVQLPEDYQAFLLTVGAGGAGPYYGLEKPEDGVYAVLGYDDELNAISDPCTLTEAWNWDYDWYDDSRTEEEWSQLEHEYYDPKWSAGMLRISDFGCGVSMNLVVKGSSYGEIWADDRANSSGIYPDHYMGNKERLCFLDWYELWLDQSLHEWKEREIKASNANIKDKA from the coding sequence ATGTATGAACAACAGCTAGCACGTATACAGGACAAGCTGGATGCACTGCGAAATGTTGATGTAGAGCTAAGCTTGTTCGGAGCGGAGAGTCATGAGTATGTGCTTGAGCCGGTATGGACTACCGAACAGATTAAACAATTTGAACAGAAATGGAAGGTTCAACTGCCGGAAGATTATCAGGCTTTTTTGTTAACGGTTGGTGCAGGAGGTGCAGGTCCTTATTATGGGTTGGAGAAGCCCGAGGATGGGGTTTATGCGGTACTGGGTTATGATGATGAGTTAAATGCGATATCCGATCCTTGCACATTAACGGAAGCTTGGAATTGGGATTATGACTGGTATGATGATAGCCGAACAGAAGAAGAGTGGAGCCAGCTTGAACATGAATACTATGATCCGAAGTGGTCTGCTGGGATGCTGCGCATCAGTGATTTTGGATGTGGAGTTTCCATGAATCTAGTCGTCAAGGGTTCTTCCTATGGAGAGATCTGGGCAGATGACCGTGCCAACAGTAGCGGAATATATCCGGATCATTATATGGGAAATAAGGAACGGCTTTGTTTCCTGGACTGGTATGAATTGTGGCTGGATCAGTCACTGCATGAATGGAAAGAACGAGAAATAAAAGCATCGAATGCTAACATTAAGGATAAAGCTTGA
- a CDS encoding DUF6386 family protein, with protein sequence MRQTSFSFITDTATMCIYDLGTLKHRLQDTVDWWSIPEDELAEVNAGHCLFINLGADGAYDVDWSLNASLSEGERTGEEQIYYLNVPTGKIFMGAAEDVTADELEPDEACEGVLLELEPGSYACIIWRENNRIHVTMEPSVKGGNHLEDLIRI encoded by the coding sequence ATGAGACAGACATCATTTAGCTTTATTACAGACACGGCAACGATGTGTATATATGATTTGGGTACATTGAAACATCGTTTGCAGGACACGGTAGACTGGTGGTCTATTCCTGAAGATGAACTGGCCGAGGTTAATGCTGGACATTGCCTTTTCATTAATCTGGGTGCAGATGGAGCATATGATGTGGATTGGAGCCTGAACGCCTCCTTGTCAGAAGGTGAACGAACGGGTGAAGAGCAGATATACTATCTTAACGTGCCTACAGGCAAGATCTTCATGGGTGCGGCAGAGGATGTCACAGCGGACGAACTTGAGCCTGATGAGGCGTGTGAAGGTGTGCTGCTGGAGCTCGAACCAGGTAGTTATGCATGCATCATATGGAGGGAGAACAATCGTATCCATGTGACGATGGAACCCAGCGTGAAGGGCGGTAATCATTTGGAAGATTTGATACGCATCTGA